The following are encoded in a window of Brevibacillus ruminantium genomic DNA:
- a CDS encoding DEAD/DEAH box helicase, with translation MQKTGWLQTCEVIRIHRQMPRFTEAEILHHESGKRLLVFKFALDPSQDYQTAWNDFYMNIDWMQQLDSCGYAPLYAYGEERDDAAGTHFFYVTMEWNQEYMSWAEAFSSGRHPNSFDTAYKKWMDLLQAVSELHQLHLYSGGLNRENVYIYTGRKGHSPFFFPAFLLWRFEQTFLLSSEPGESIYGPGTTRSYRQPADDALFLADLLFSLLFPGRERPADDMDIIQLQSECDPILFQVLYALVSFSKDHSLRGIQQLAAQYFSERIDGMLVTVGWDQGRSCFFEAASRAAWQEAFREDTESRVYLLSRYNKQLGVPVLQVLGTRYRWELLLAGTSHPADYVMHRCEEMSMIRMESWKRMAKPSVLQWRFYEAKGEGEALFQTVKKETAFRRDQSRQKSQAWDKFQRWEEILKLQLTVLQEEQRFTYSSWEATEDATQLVITLMTEVPPELGWEEGTEIMLSDGSHEYLAGTFICQSGRELYVHLARDLNREVLPSYGDCYPYVKSAQIQLARQRQVLQQFRTGTNVRQKVREQILDPQKAATKPAAQQHFFQRLNRDQESALQAALGADALFLLQGPPGTGKTTWITELILQIFCQNPASRILLASQSNVAIDHAFTRVIQLMDRHAGFFSARPRTVRIGNDKMSEDVRPWSLDSGVMAWIEQVEQQMNGNIWGFIQNEYDADRYNRLMGIFYDWKNVLQQNESVKPLFLSQSPLLVGTTCMGSFPFGKWGQRFDWVIIDEAGRATPPETLIPASLGKWVVLVGDHKQLPPVIDKAAEKIASAQDDRRMMETSLFEELFARVSDTNRATLSIQYRMHPAIADLVSRLFYKDTPLLGGSGEDQMARSERGNPVLVWLNTDGQPEADEERQGTSYVNKAEVRMVSALLQQLDRQETGPTAKKSVAVITGYAVQKNWIRNALSGLSLRHLEVEVDSVDAFQGREADIVIYSLVRNNGDQKVGFLQDERRMNVTLSRAREKLIIVGSASMAKRLRPDSIIRIVYEQIAAHPMGCVLDGTEAEGWI, from the coding sequence ATGCAGAAGACAGGTTGGTTGCAAACATGCGAAGTCATCAGAATTCACCGACAAATGCCGCGGTTTACGGAAGCAGAGATACTCCACCATGAGAGCGGTAAACGACTGCTGGTGTTCAAGTTTGCTTTGGACCCAAGTCAGGATTATCAAACAGCCTGGAATGATTTTTATATGAATATAGACTGGATGCAGCAACTGGACAGTTGTGGCTATGCCCCATTATACGCGTACGGCGAAGAAAGAGACGACGCGGCGGGGACCCACTTTTTTTATGTCACGATGGAATGGAACCAGGAGTACATGTCATGGGCAGAAGCATTTTCAAGTGGACGTCATCCCAATTCGTTTGACACGGCCTACAAAAAGTGGATGGACCTTTTGCAGGCGGTAAGCGAGCTTCATCAACTGCACCTCTACTCCGGGGGATTAAACAGGGAAAATGTATACATATACACGGGCAGAAAAGGGCATTCGCCGTTCTTTTTTCCGGCATTTTTATTGTGGAGGTTTGAGCAGACATTTTTGCTGTCCTCCGAACCGGGTGAGTCGATTTACGGCCCTGGCACGACACGTTCGTACCGCCAGCCAGCTGACGATGCCTTGTTTTTGGCAGATTTGCTTTTTTCGCTGCTCTTTCCTGGCAGAGAGAGACCGGCTGATGACATGGATATCATTCAGCTCCAGAGCGAGTGCGATCCGATTTTGTTTCAGGTACTGTATGCGCTCGTTTCGTTTTCCAAAGACCATTCGTTGCGCGGAATTCAGCAGCTGGCGGCGCAATACTTTTCCGAACGTATCGACGGAATGCTGGTGACGGTCGGATGGGATCAGGGGAGGTCTTGCTTTTTCGAGGCCGCAAGCCGCGCCGCCTGGCAAGAGGCGTTTCGGGAGGATACCGAGAGCCGGGTCTACTTGCTATCGAGGTACAACAAGCAGCTTGGTGTGCCTGTGCTGCAGGTGCTGGGGACGAGGTATCGCTGGGAACTGCTGCTGGCCGGTACATCCCATCCGGCTGATTATGTGATGCATCGCTGCGAAGAAATGAGTATGATCCGGATGGAATCCTGGAAACGGATGGCAAAGCCAAGCGTCCTTCAGTGGCGTTTTTACGAAGCCAAGGGAGAAGGCGAGGCACTCTTCCAAACCGTCAAGAAAGAAACGGCGTTCCGGCGCGATCAATCCCGGCAAAAATCCCAGGCATGGGACAAGTTTCAGCGTTGGGAAGAGATTTTGAAACTGCAACTCACTGTCCTGCAGGAAGAACAACGCTTTACCTACTCTTCATGGGAGGCGACAGAGGATGCCACGCAGCTGGTGATAACGCTGATGACCGAGGTGCCGCCGGAGTTGGGCTGGGAAGAAGGGACAGAAATCATGCTCTCCGATGGAAGCCACGAATACCTGGCAGGTACGTTTATCTGCCAATCCGGGCGAGAGCTGTACGTCCATTTGGCGAGAGACTTGAACCGGGAGGTGCTCCCTTCCTACGGAGATTGCTATCCGTATGTCAAGAGTGCTCAGATTCAACTCGCCCGCCAGCGTCAAGTGCTGCAGCAGTTTCGGACAGGCACGAACGTTCGGCAAAAGGTGAGGGAGCAGATCCTGGACCCGCAAAAAGCGGCAACCAAACCGGCTGCCCAGCAGCATTTTTTCCAGCGGCTGAATCGCGATCAGGAAAGCGCCCTGCAGGCGGCGCTCGGGGCAGACGCCCTTTTCTTGCTGCAAGGCCCTCCAGGGACGGGGAAGACCACCTGGATTACGGAATTGATTCTGCAAATTTTTTGCCAAAATCCTGCCTCGCGTATCCTGCTCGCTTCCCAGTCCAATGTAGCGATTGATCATGCGTTTACGCGCGTGATTCAGTTGATGGACAGGCACGCAGGGTTTTTTTCAGCACGTCCGCGCACGGTGCGGATCGGAAATGACAAGATGAGTGAAGACGTGCGCCCATGGAGTTTGGACAGCGGCGTTATGGCGTGGATCGAACAGGTCGAGCAGCAGATGAATGGAAATATTTGGGGATTTATTCAAAATGAATACGATGCGGATCGGTATAATCGGCTCATGGGCATTTTTTATGACTGGAAAAACGTCTTGCAACAAAATGAGTCCGTAAAGCCTTTATTTTTGTCCCAGTCCCCTTTGCTTGTAGGGACTACCTGCATGGGCTCTTTTCCCTTCGGCAAATGGGGACAGCGGTTTGACTGGGTCATCATTGATGAGGCGGGGAGAGCGACACCGCCAGAAACTTTGATCCCGGCCAGCCTGGGGAAATGGGTGGTTTTGGTAGGGGATCATAAGCAGCTTCCGCCCGTCATCGACAAAGCGGCCGAAAAAATAGCCAGTGCACAGGATGACCGGAGAATGATGGAGACCAGCTTGTTTGAGGAGCTGTTCGCACGTGTATCGGATACAAATCGGGCGACGCTCTCCATCCAGTACAGAATGCATCCCGCGATTGCGGATCTGGTTTCCCGCCTCTTCTACAAAGACACGCCGCTTCTTGGGGGATCGGGCGAGGACCAGATGGCACGATCGGAGCGAGGAAATCCGGTCTTGGTATGGCTCAATACGGATGGTCAACCAGAAGCCGATGAAGAGCGGCAGGGAACCTCATATGTGAACAAGGCGGAAGTAAGGATGGTCTCTGCGCTCCTGCAGCAGCTGGACCGGCAGGAGACGGGCCCAACGGCCAAAAAGTCGGTAGCGGTCATCACGGGGTACGCAGTGCAGAAGAACTGGATTCGCAATGCTCTCAGCGGTCTGAGTCTGCGCCATCTGGAGGTAGAGGTGGACTCGGTCGATGCGTTTCAGGGAAGAGAAGCGGATATCGTCATTTATAGCCTGGTCCGGAACAACGGGGATCAAAAAGTCGGCTTCTTGCAAGATGAGCGAAGAATGAATGTCACTTTGTCCCGAGCCCGGGAAAAGCTCATAATCGTTGGCAGTGCCTCTATGGCTAAGCGATTGCGCCCAGACAGCATTATCCGAATCGTTTACGAGCAAATAGCGGCTCACCCGATGGGGTGTGTCCTGGACGGAACGGAGGCGGAAGGATGGATTTGA
- a CDS encoding phospholipase D-like domain-containing protein: protein MDLIQLAKIQEDSIPGARLICFFEKWFPVYQLELRLRVQDPGEVQIISWFLLRLIHEGIYHLDQMAMFLGIPQQTAQSGLRELEMLGYIVVVPTLTSRLYKPTDRGRGVLEENRIVKQREEHFTVKLDATTGAVHHYFSMDTVSPGKRQFGDDEVIRPYLPFPSSLADVAHRLHDIRRVYKEFRLTKVGESGQVTLDEIVGVDSVSTHYRKLRLLVFLTEERSYRFQVFDRDQLLPEYEEPLLRMAEAGMDIWKMEEQPHGLFKEEESASSFTFPQMPEPLSGIDSHEAILPTSHHQQVRQENGRSPVEVAAPREAEVTPLTTTDHFAVMQQSFALGRERVIIISPWVAKGVVRELLPDMEAFLQRKGELWIGYGYTNEDERRRRQTEDTIAYMKKQLPYATFFPVLLGNTHQKILICDSDYVVVGSYNWLSFRGDRKRGFVAETSVMIRNREVVQQYSKMVQRQLNQGRG from the coding sequence ATGGATTTGATACAGCTGGCTAAAATACAGGAGGATTCCATCCCCGGTGCCCGTCTGATCTGTTTCTTTGAAAAATGGTTTCCCGTCTACCAGTTAGAGTTGCGTTTACGTGTGCAAGATCCCGGGGAAGTACAGATTATATCCTGGTTTTTGCTCAGACTGATCCATGAGGGAATCTATCATCTCGACCAGATGGCCATGTTTCTGGGAATACCCCAGCAGACGGCGCAATCCGGTCTTCGGGAGCTGGAGATGCTGGGGTATATCGTCGTCGTTCCCACTTTGACCAGCCGCCTTTATAAGCCGACCGATCGCGGACGCGGCGTTTTGGAAGAAAATCGTATTGTCAAACAGCGGGAGGAGCATTTTACCGTAAAGCTGGATGCGACGACCGGGGCTGTGCACCACTACTTTTCCATGGATACAGTTTCTCCGGGTAAACGGCAGTTTGGGGACGATGAAGTGATTCGCCCTTATCTTCCGTTTCCTTCTTCACTTGCTGATGTGGCGCATCGGTTGCATGACATTCGCCGGGTCTATAAAGAATTCAGGCTAACAAAAGTAGGCGAGTCCGGACAAGTGACTTTGGACGAGATCGTTGGAGTGGATTCGGTCAGCACGCATTACCGAAAACTGCGCTTGCTGGTTTTTCTGACAGAAGAACGGTCCTACCGCTTTCAGGTGTTTGATCGGGATCAACTGCTGCCGGAATACGAGGAGCCGCTCCTGAGGATGGCAGAGGCGGGAATGGACATCTGGAAGATGGAGGAACAACCGCATGGACTTTTTAAAGAGGAAGAATCTGCATCGTCTTTCACTTTCCCGCAGATGCCGGAACCATTGAGTGGAATCGATAGCCATGAAGCCATTCTGCCAACCAGCCACCATCAGCAGGTACGGCAGGAAAACGGACGTTCTCCCGTTGAAGTAGCTGCTCCCAGGGAGGCGGAGGTGACTCCCCTGACAACAACTGACCACTTTGCAGTCATGCAGCAATCCTTTGCGTTAGGGCGTGAGCGGGTCATCATCATCTCGCCGTGGGTGGCGAAAGGGGTCGTGAGAGAGCTTTTGCCTGATATGGAAGCATTTTTGCAGCGAAAAGGAGAGCTGTGGATCGGTTACGGCTACACGAATGAAGATGAGCGGCGACGGAGGCAAACCGAAGACACGATCGCCTATATGAAGAAACAGTTGCCTTATGCTACCTTTTTCCCGGTGCTGCTGGGCAATACGCACCAGAAGATCCTCATATGCGACAGTGATTACGTTGTGGTCGGCAGTTATAACTGGCTCTCTTTCCGGGGGGACCGCAAACGGGGATTTGTCGCGGAAACCAGTGTGATGATCCGGAATCGGGAAGTTGTCCAGCAATACTCAAAAATGGTACAGCGCCAATTGAATCAAGGGAGGGGATGA
- a CDS encoding Hsp70 family protein: MYYVGIDFGTTNSSVAVIGPEEIKNPRKLGGKQIVVPRCLELEGGFNNERKERELMRTTLTVHPNGEVTIGGQADGRVDPNRLISSLKRRILKNPDYEVTIDNQVYSGGELVSIFIEKLLTSAGIPVDKIERLVLSIPVEYGEDKKHLMEHACSRLGISPHKIWFVDEPIAILWFYEKVQPIQSDLILVYDFGGGTLDLAVMKREDSHDASGWGQGNVLAKKKIEIAGDDLDEVIIQYFIEQGKAQKNPVCEQLDLAIFQDEKRLEKFRDMPPYKLLKRFAEMMKIELSRRDEYVMSIPSLLPQMDIVGIRDVLLTKQEFEKRAESVWRKIRQAILELGEELAAKHDVSLEKIETVFLSGGSSKVPYVLDLIETLMPNATIRSDKYMQTSICRGNAGYGYDEEEGEIRVTDVVNQSYGIYSHYDQSTFVMIKSDDQFPVKRTVGIATTKPYQQSIEIRPMVSDGSGQFVPIIKAGKEIKYRMQIKQLQKMQDLNRIKLIFELDRSQKLRITAYDNHFQEEIGVEEVSLP, translated from the coding sequence ATGTACTACGTCGGGATTGACTTCGGGACGACCAACAGTTCAGTAGCCGTGATCGGTCCGGAAGAGATCAAGAACCCCCGCAAGCTGGGAGGCAAACAGATCGTGGTTCCTCGCTGCCTTGAGCTGGAAGGCGGCTTTAACAATGAACGCAAAGAAAGAGAATTGATGAGAACCACTCTGACGGTCCATCCCAACGGAGAAGTGACCATCGGAGGTCAGGCGGACGGGCGCGTCGATCCGAACCGGTTGATTTCCTCCCTGAAGCGGCGTATCCTGAAAAACCCCGACTATGAAGTGACAATCGACAACCAGGTATACAGCGGGGGAGAGCTGGTCTCGATTTTTATCGAGAAACTGCTGACCAGCGCCGGAATTCCGGTCGACAAAATCGAGCGGCTGGTTTTGAGCATTCCGGTAGAATACGGCGAGGATAAAAAGCATCTGATGGAGCACGCATGCAGCCGTTTGGGGATTTCCCCACACAAGATCTGGTTTGTGGATGAACCGATCGCCATTCTTTGGTTTTACGAAAAGGTGCAACCGATTCAGTCCGACCTGATCCTCGTCTATGACTTCGGCGGCGGAACGCTGGATTTGGCGGTCATGAAACGGGAGGATAGCCATGACGCCTCAGGTTGGGGACAGGGAAATGTGCTCGCGAAGAAGAAGATAGAGATCGCTGGAGACGATCTGGATGAGGTCATCATCCAATACTTTATTGAGCAAGGGAAGGCACAGAAAAACCCGGTCTGCGAACAGCTCGATCTGGCCATCTTTCAGGATGAGAAACGGTTGGAAAAGTTTCGTGACATGCCTCCGTACAAGCTGCTGAAGCGTTTCGCCGAGATGATGAAGATCGAACTGAGCAGACGGGATGAGTATGTCATGTCGATTCCAAGTTTGCTCCCGCAGATGGATATAGTAGGGATCCGGGATGTCCTGCTTACCAAACAGGAGTTTGAAAAACGGGCAGAGAGCGTATGGCGAAAAATTCGGCAAGCGATACTCGAACTCGGTGAGGAATTGGCTGCGAAGCATGATGTCAGCCTGGAGAAGATCGAAACGGTGTTTCTGTCCGGAGGAAGCAGCAAAGTTCCCTATGTGCTGGATCTGATCGAGACGCTCATGCCAAACGCAACTATTCGTTCGGACAAATACATGCAGACGAGCATTTGCCGCGGAAATGCCGGTTACGGTTACGACGAAGAGGAGGGAGAGATCCGCGTCACGGATGTCGTCAACCAAAGCTACGGAATCTACAGCCATTACGATCAGAGCACGTTTGTGATGATCAAGAGCGATGATCAGTTTCCGGTGAAGAGGACGGTGGGCATTGCCACGACGAAGCCGTATCAGCAGAGCATCGAAATCAGGCCGATGGTCAGTGACGGTAGCGGCCAATTTGTGCCCATCATCAAAGCGGGAAAAGAAATCAAATACCGGATGCAAATCAAGCAGCTGCAGAAGATGCAGGATTTAAACCGTATCAAGCTGATATTTGAATTGGATCGCTCACAAAAGCTGCGGATCACGGCCTATGACAATCACTTTCAAGAAGAAATCGGCGTTGAGGAAGTTTCACTTCCTTGA
- a CDS encoding 50S ribosomal protein L7ae-like protein: MSYEKVERAKELTIGVKQTMKAVEHQQVEAVYIAVDADKRLTHKVELLCKEKGVPVIHVDSMRRLGKACGIEVGAATAAIKKSG; the protein is encoded by the coding sequence ATGTCTTATGAAAAAGTAGAGCGGGCCAAGGAGCTAACGATCGGCGTCAAACAGACGATGAAAGCCGTGGAACACCAACAGGTAGAAGCGGTCTATATCGCAGTAGATGCTGACAAGCGACTGACCCATAAAGTCGAGCTCCTTTGCAAGGAGAAGGGTGTGCCAGTCATTCACGTCGATTCTATGCGCCGTTTAGGAAAAGCGTGTGGAATAGAAGTGGGAGCGGCAACTGCCGCGATAAAGAAAAGTGGTTAA
- the rpsL gene encoding 30S ribosomal protein S12, translating to MPTMNQLVRKGRKDKVVKSKSPALQKGYNSFKKAQTNQSSPQKRGVCTRVGTMTPKKPNSALRKYARVRLTNGIEVTAYIGGIGHNLQEHSVVLVRGGRVKDLPGVRYHIVRGALDTAGVNNRKQGRSKYGTKRPKPGQAAKK from the coding sequence ATGCCTACAATGAACCAATTGGTGCGTAAAGGTCGCAAGGACAAGGTTGTGAAGTCGAAGTCCCCAGCTCTGCAAAAGGGGTACAACAGCTTCAAAAAAGCTCAAACCAACCAAAGCTCTCCTCAAAAACGCGGTGTCTGCACTCGTGTGGGTACCATGACTCCGAAAAAACCGAACTCCGCGTTGCGTAAATACGCTCGTGTGCGTTTGACTAACGGTATCGAGGTTACAGCTTACATCGGTGGTATTGGCCACAACCTGCAAGAGCATAGCGTCGTGCTGGTTCGCGGCGGTCGTGTAAAAGACTTGCCAGGGGTTCGTTATCACATCGTTCGTGGTGCGCTTGACACTGCTGGTGTGAACAACCGTAAACAAGGTCGTTCCAAATATGGTACGAAGCGTCCAAAACCGGGCCAAGCAGCAAAAAAATAA
- the rpsG gene encoding 30S ribosomal protein S7 — MPRKGPVTRRDVLPDPIHNSKLVTRLINRLMLDGKRGVAQNLLYNAFDIIQERTGRNPMEVFEEALKNVMPVLEVKARRVGGANYQVPIEVKPERRTTLGLRWLVNYSRTRGEKTMEQRLANEIMDAANNTGAAVKKREDTHKMAEANKAFAHYRW; from the coding sequence ATGCCACGTAAAGGTCCTGTAACCCGTCGTGACGTACTGCCTGATCCAATTCACAACAGCAAGCTGGTTACTCGTCTGATCAACCGCTTGATGCTGGATGGTAAACGCGGTGTTGCACAGAATCTCTTGTACAATGCATTTGACATTATTCAGGAGCGCACTGGTCGCAACCCAATGGAAGTGTTTGAAGAAGCACTGAAAAACGTAATGCCTGTATTGGAGGTTAAAGCTCGTCGTGTTGGTGGTGCAAACTACCAAGTACCGATCGAAGTAAAACCTGAGCGCCGTACGACTCTTGGTCTGCGTTGGTTGGTTAACTACTCCCGCACTCGCGGTGAGAAAACCATGGAACAACGTCTGGCTAACGAAATTATGGACGCTGCAAACAACACAGGTGCAGCAGTGAAAAAGCGTGAAGACACGCACAAGATGGCTGAAGCAAACAAAGCGTTTGCACACTATCGCTGGTAG
- the fusA gene encoding elongation factor G → MAREFSLANTRNIGIMAHIDAGKTTTTERILFYTGRVHKIGETHEGAATMDWMEQEQERGITITSAATTAQWNGHRINIIDTPGHVDFTVEVERSLRVLDGAVTVFDAKGGVEPQTETVWRQADRYGVPRMCYINKMDIIGANYDMCLEQIRERLGANPVAVQYPIGAEDQFKGMVDLIEMKAIIYTDDLGKTSDQAEIPAELKDKCEELRLVLVEAAAEQDEELMMKYLEGEELTNEEIRAALRKGTIDCKITPVMCGSSYRNKGVQPMLDNVVAYLPSPIDIPAIKGTLPDSEDEVERPADDNGPFSALAFKIMADPYVGRLTFFRVYSGVLNSGSYVLNSTKGKRERVGRILQMHANHREEIQTVFSGDIAAAVGLKDTTTGDTLCDEKAPVILESMTFPDPVIHIAIEPKSKADQDKMGVALSKLSEEDPTFRTHTDEETGQTIISGMGELHLEIIVDRMKREFKVEANVGAPQVAYRETFRNAAKVEGKFVRQSGGRGQYGHVWVEFAPLEPGKGFEFENKIVGGVVPREYIPAVQAGIEESMKNGVLAGFPLVDIKATIVDGSYHDVDSSEMAFKVAGSLALKEAAKKCGATLLEPIMKVEVTVPEEYMGDVMGDLNSRRGRIEGMEARANAQVIRAMVPLSEMFGYSTILRSRTQGRGTYAMVLDHYEEVPKFIAEEIVKKSKGE, encoded by the coding sequence ATGGCTCGCGAGTTCTCTTTAGCGAATACGCGGAACATCGGTATCATGGCACACATTGATGCCGGTAAGACGACCACCACTGAGCGTATTCTGTTCTACACCGGTCGCGTGCACAAGATTGGTGAAACCCATGAAGGTGCTGCAACCATGGACTGGATGGAACAAGAGCAAGAGCGCGGTATCACCATTACCTCGGCTGCGACAACCGCTCAATGGAATGGCCATCGAATCAACATTATCGATACGCCTGGCCACGTAGACTTCACCGTTGAAGTTGAGCGCTCCCTTCGTGTTTTGGACGGTGCTGTAACTGTCTTTGACGCAAAAGGCGGCGTTGAGCCTCAGACCGAAACCGTTTGGCGCCAAGCTGACCGGTATGGTGTTCCTCGTATGTGCTACATCAACAAAATGGATATCATTGGCGCTAACTATGATATGTGCCTGGAGCAAATCCGCGAGCGTCTGGGTGCAAACCCGGTAGCGGTTCAATATCCAATCGGTGCAGAAGACCAGTTCAAAGGTATGGTTGACCTGATCGAAATGAAGGCAATCATCTATACGGATGACCTGGGCAAAACTTCTGACCAAGCTGAAATCCCGGCTGAACTGAAAGACAAGTGCGAAGAGCTTCGTTTGGTACTCGTTGAAGCAGCTGCGGAACAAGATGAAGAACTGATGATGAAATACCTCGAAGGCGAAGAGTTGACCAACGAAGAAATTCGTGCGGCTCTGCGCAAAGGTACCATCGATTGCAAAATTACCCCGGTAATGTGCGGTTCTTCTTATCGTAACAAAGGCGTTCAGCCGATGCTGGATAACGTGGTTGCGTACCTGCCATCTCCGATCGACATTCCAGCGATCAAAGGTACTCTTCCTGACTCCGAAGACGAAGTTGAGCGTCCAGCAGATGACAACGGTCCGTTCTCCGCTCTGGCGTTCAAAATCATGGCTGACCCGTATGTTGGTCGTCTGACTTTCTTCCGCGTTTACTCCGGTGTTCTGAACTCCGGTTCCTATGTGCTGAACTCCACAAAAGGTAAGCGCGAACGGGTAGGACGTATCCTGCAGATGCATGCGAACCACCGTGAAGAGATCCAAACCGTTTTCTCCGGTGATATCGCTGCTGCAGTAGGTTTGAAAGACACCACAACTGGTGACACTCTCTGTGATGAGAAAGCACCGGTAATCCTGGAGTCCATGACATTCCCTGATCCGGTTATCCATATCGCGATCGAGCCGAAGTCCAAGGCAGACCAGGACAAAATGGGCGTTGCCCTCTCCAAGCTGTCTGAAGAGGATCCAACCTTCAGAACGCATACAGACGAAGAAACCGGTCAAACCATCATCTCCGGTATGGGTGAGCTTCACCTGGAGATCATCGTTGACCGTATGAAACGCGAATTCAAAGTAGAAGCGAACGTAGGTGCTCCACAGGTTGCTTATCGCGAGACATTCCGCAATGCAGCTAAAGTGGAAGGTAAATTCGTTCGTCAGTCCGGTGGTCGTGGTCAATACGGTCACGTTTGGGTGGAGTTCGCTCCGCTTGAGCCAGGCAAAGGCTTCGAATTCGAAAACAAAATCGTCGGTGGCGTGGTACCACGGGAATACATTCCTGCGGTCCAAGCAGGTATCGAAGAATCCATGAAGAATGGTGTACTTGCTGGCTTCCCACTCGTTGACATCAAAGCAACTATTGTTGATGGTAGCTACCATGATGTTGACTCCTCCGAGATGGCGTTTAAAGTAGCTGGTTCTCTCGCATTGAAAGAAGCAGCGAAAAAATGTGGCGCAACTCTGCTTGAGCCAATCATGAAAGTGGAAGTTACTGTTCCTGAAGAGTACATGGGCGACGTTATGGGCGACCTGAACTCCCGCCGCGGCCGTATCGAAGGTATGGAAGCTCGTGCAAACGCACAAGTCATCCGTGCAATGGTACCGCTGTCCGAGATGTTTGGTTACTCCACGATCCTGCGCTCCCGTACCCAAGGTCGCGGTACTTACGCAATGGTACTCGATCATTATGAAGAGGTACCGAAATTCATCGCAGAAGAAATCGTCAAGAAATCCAAAGGCGAGTAA
- the tuf gene encoding elongation factor Tu, with the protein MAKAKFERNKPHVNIGTIGHVDHGKTTLTAAITTVLAQAGGAQAMAYDTIDNAPEEKERGITINTSHVEYETANRHYAHVDCPGHADYVKNMITGAAQMDGAILVVSAADGPMPQTREHILLSRQVGVPYIVVFMNKCDMVDDEELLELVEMEIRDLLSQYEFPGDDIPVIKGSAKEALDNPTGDWAQRVLELMEAVDSYIPNPERATDKPFLMPVEDVFTITGRGTVATGRVERGIVKVGDQVEIVGLAEETKTTTVTGVEMFRKLLDQAEAGDNIGALLRGVERKDIERGQCLSKPGSVKPYTKFKAEVYVLSKEEGGRHTPFFANYRPQFYFRTTDVTGIIQLPEGVEMVMPGDNTEFTVELIAPVAMEQGTRFAIREGGRTVGAGVVASIVE; encoded by the coding sequence ATGGCAAAAGCAAAATTTGAACGTAATAAACCGCACGTGAACATTGGTACAATCGGTCACGTTGACCACGGTAAAACCACTCTGACTGCTGCCATCACTACTGTATTGGCTCAAGCAGGCGGCGCACAAGCAATGGCTTATGACACCATTGACAACGCTCCAGAAGAAAAAGAGCGTGGTATCACAATCAACACTTCCCACGTTGAGTACGAAACTGCTAACCGTCACTATGCTCACGTTGACTGCCCTGGTCACGCTGACTACGTGAAAAACATGATTACTGGTGCTGCTCAAATGGACGGCGCGATCCTCGTAGTATCTGCTGCTGATGGTCCAATGCCACAAACTCGGGAGCACATCCTGCTGTCCCGCCAAGTAGGCGTTCCTTACATCGTTGTATTCATGAACAAATGCGACATGGTAGACGATGAAGAACTTCTGGAACTGGTTGAAATGGAAATCCGCGACCTGCTCTCTCAATATGAGTTCCCAGGCGACGATATCCCAGTAATCAAAGGTTCCGCTAAAGAAGCTCTCGACAACCCAACCGGCGATTGGGCACAACGCGTTCTGGAACTGATGGAAGCTGTTGACAGCTACATCCCTAACCCTGAGCGTGCAACTGACAAGCCTTTCCTGATGCCAGTTGAGGACGTATTCACGATCACTGGTCGTGGTACTGTTGCTACCGGTCGTGTAGAGCGCGGTATCGTTAAAGTTGGTGACCAAGTAGAAATCGTTGGTCTGGCTGAAGAAACAAAAACAACAACTGTAACTGGTGTTGAGATGTTCCGCAAACTGCTGGATCAAGCAGAAGCTGGTGACAACATCGGTGCCCTGCTGCGTGGTGTTGAGCGTAAAGACATCGAGCGTGGACAATGCTTGTCTAAGCCAGGTTCCGTTAAGCCTTACACCAAGTTCAAAGCAGAAGTTTACGTTCTGTCCAAAGAAGAGGGCGGCCGTCACACTCCTTTCTTCGCTAACTACCGTCCACAGTTCTACTTCCGTACAACTGACGTTACAGGTATCATCCAACTGCCAGAAGGCGTTGAAATGGTAATGCCTGGCGACAACACTGAGTTCACCGTTGAACTGATCGCTCCAGTAGCGATGGAACAAGGTACTCGCTTCGCGATCCGCGAAGGTGGCCGTACTGTAGGTGCGGGCGTAGTTGCTTCTATCGTTGAGTAA